The Streptomyces sp. NBC_00224 genome has a window encoding:
- a CDS encoding aspartate aminotransferase family protein produces the protein MTSLFDRHRAVLPDWLALYYRHPIEITHGEGRHVWDSEGKRYLDFFGGILTTMTAHALPEVTKAVSDQAGRIIHSSTLYLNRPMVELAERIAHLSGIPDARVFFTTSGTEANDTALLLATAHRGSNQILAMRNSYHGRSFSAVGITGNRSWSPTSLSPLQTLYVHGGVRSRGPYAELSDSQFINACVADLEDLLGHTREVAALIAEPIQGVGGFTSPPDGLYAAFREVLDRHGILWISDEVQTGWGRTGDHFWGWQAHAENGPPDILTFAKGIGNGMSIGGVVASARVMNCLDANSISTFGGSPVTMAAGLANLSYLVEHDLQGNARRVGGLLMERLRAVAAQLPLVREVRGRGLMAGIELVKPGTDEAHPEAAATVLEAAREGGLLIGKGGGHSTSVLRIAPPLTLTVAEAEEGAAILERALRSV, from the coding sequence GTGACCTCCCTCTTCGACCGCCACCGCGCGGTCCTGCCCGACTGGCTCGCGCTCTACTACCGGCACCCGATCGAGATCACCCACGGCGAGGGCCGCCACGTCTGGGACTCCGAGGGCAAGCGGTACCTCGACTTCTTCGGCGGCATCCTCACCACGATGACCGCCCACGCCCTGCCCGAGGTCACCAAGGCCGTCTCCGACCAGGCCGGGCGGATCATCCACTCCTCGACGCTCTACCTCAACCGCCCGATGGTGGAGCTCGCCGAGCGGATCGCCCACCTCTCCGGAATCCCGGACGCCCGGGTCTTCTTCACCACCTCCGGCACCGAGGCGAACGACACCGCGCTGCTGCTCGCCACCGCCCACCGCGGCTCCAACCAGATCCTGGCGATGCGCAACAGCTACCACGGCCGCTCGTTCAGCGCGGTCGGCATCACCGGCAACCGCTCCTGGTCCCCGACGAGCCTGTCGCCGCTGCAGACGCTGTACGTGCACGGGGGCGTCCGCTCCCGGGGCCCCTACGCGGAGCTGAGCGACAGCCAGTTCATCAACGCCTGTGTGGCCGACCTCGAAGACCTGCTCGGCCACACCCGCGAGGTCGCCGCGCTCATCGCCGAGCCCATCCAGGGCGTCGGCGGCTTCACCTCGCCCCCCGACGGGCTCTACGCCGCCTTCCGCGAGGTCCTCGACCGGCACGGCATCCTGTGGATCAGCGACGAGGTGCAGACCGGCTGGGGCCGCACCGGCGACCACTTCTGGGGCTGGCAGGCGCACGCCGAGAACGGCCCGCCGGACATCCTCACCTTCGCCAAGGGCATCGGCAACGGCATGTCCATCGGCGGTGTGGTGGCGAGCGCCCGCGTCATGAACTGCCTGGACGCCAACTCCATTTCGACCTTCGGCGGCTCCCCGGTCACCATGGCCGCCGGCCTCGCCAACCTCTCGTACCTCGTCGAACACGACCTCCAGGGCAACGCGCGCCGCGTCGGCGGCCTGCTCATGGAGCGGCTGCGAGCCGTCGCCGCCCAGCTCCCCCTCGTACGCGAGGTGCGCGGCCGGGGCCTGATGGCGGGCATCGAACTGGTGAAGCCGGGCACCGACGAGGCGCACCCGGAGGCCGCGGCCACTGTGCTGGAGGCGGCGCGCGAGGGCGGACTGCTCATCGGCAAGGGCGGCGGGCACAGCACCAGCGTGCTGCGGATCGCCCCGCCACTGACGCTCACCGTCGCGGAGGCGGAAGAGGGCGCCGCGATCCTCGAACGCGCGCTGCGGAGCGTTTAG
- a CDS encoding biotin/lipoate A/B protein ligase family protein, producing MHGEYKVPGGKLVVVDLDVEDGVLSGVRVAGDFFLEPDEAILAINSALEGAPADTDAAGLATRIDAALPPGTTMYGLTSEGIGVAVRRALAHATDWTDYDWQLIHDGPQSPALHMALDEVITAEVAAGRRPPTLRVWEWGAPAVVIGSFQSLRNEVDPEGAERHGITVVRRVSGGGAMFIEPGNTITYSLSVPDALVQGLSFADSYAYLDDWVLGALGDMGVKAWYQPLNDIATDAGKIAGAAQKRVVADEGAVLHHVTMAYDIDADKMLEVLRIGREKLSDKGTKSAKKRVDPLRRQTGLPREAVIERMIASFRGRYGLAEGKVTDEEMSRARKLAETKFSHEEWTARVP from the coding sequence GTGCACGGTGAGTACAAGGTCCCCGGCGGCAAGCTCGTGGTGGTGGATCTGGACGTCGAGGACGGCGTCCTGAGCGGTGTGCGGGTGGCGGGCGACTTCTTCCTCGAACCGGACGAGGCGATCCTGGCGATCAACAGCGCGCTGGAGGGCGCCCCGGCCGACACGGACGCCGCCGGGCTCGCGACCCGTATCGACGCGGCGCTGCCGCCGGGCACGACGATGTACGGACTGACGTCGGAAGGGATCGGCGTCGCGGTCCGCCGCGCCCTCGCGCACGCGACGGACTGGACGGACTACGACTGGCAGCTGATCCACGACGGCCCCCAGTCCCCCGCCCTGCACATGGCGCTGGACGAGGTGATCACCGCCGAGGTCGCGGCGGGGCGCCGCCCGCCCACGCTGCGGGTGTGGGAGTGGGGCGCACCGGCAGTGGTGATCGGCAGCTTCCAGTCGCTGCGCAACGAGGTCGACCCGGAAGGCGCCGAGCGCCACGGGATCACGGTGGTGCGCCGGGTGTCGGGCGGCGGGGCCATGTTCATCGAGCCGGGCAACACCATCACGTACTCGCTCTCGGTCCCCGACGCCCTGGTCCAGGGCCTGTCCTTCGCGGACAGCTACGCCTATCTGGACGACTGGGTCCTGGGCGCGCTCGGCGACATGGGCGTGAAGGCCTGGTACCAGCCGCTGAACGACATCGCCACGGACGCGGGCAAGATCGCGGGCGCCGCGCAGAAGCGGGTGGTCGCGGACGAGGGCGCGGTGCTGCACCACGTGACGATGGCGTACGACATCGACGCCGACAAGATGCTGGAAGTCCTCCGCATCGGCCGCGAGAAGCTCTCGGACAAGGGCACCAAGAGCGCGAAGAAGCGCGTCGACCCACTGCGCCGCCAGACGGGCCTGCCCCGCGAGGCGGTCATCGAGCGGATGATCGCCTCGTTCCGCGGGCGGTACGGGCTGGCCGAGGGAAAGGTCACGGACGAGGAGATGTCCCGCGCCCGCAAGCTGGCGGAGACGAAGTTCTCCCACGAGGAGTGGACGGCGCGGGTCCCCTAG
- the hydA gene encoding dihydropyrimidinase has product MSTRTLITGGLVITAADEIHADVLIEDGRIAALAAHGSSAAQSWSADRTLDATDKYVIPGGVDAHTHMELPFGGTFASDTFETGTRAAAWGGTTTIVDFAVQSPGHALREGLDAWYAKADGQCAIDYAFHMILSDVNEHTLKEMDLLVEEGITSFKLFMAYPGVFYSDDGQILRAMQRSATNGGLIMMHAENGIAIDVLVEQALAAGRTDPRHHGEVRRALLEAEATHRAIQLARVAGAPLYVVHVSAEEAVAELVAARDKGLPVFGETCPQYLFLSTDNLAEPGFEGAKYVCSTPLRPKEHQAALWRGLRTNDLQVVSTDHCPFCFVGQKELGRGDFSKIPNGLPGVENRMDLLHQAVLDGHLTRRRWIEIACASPARMFGLYPKKGTIAPGADADVVIYDPHAEQTISAETHHMNVDYSAYEGRRITGRVETVLSRGELVVHERQFTGRAGHGVYTPRATSQYLGQ; this is encoded by the coding sequence ATGAGTACCCGCACCCTGATCACCGGCGGTCTGGTGATCACCGCCGCCGACGAGATCCACGCCGACGTACTGATCGAGGACGGCCGCATTGCCGCCCTCGCCGCGCACGGGTCGAGCGCGGCGCAGAGCTGGAGCGCCGACCGTACGCTCGACGCGACCGACAAGTACGTCATCCCGGGCGGAGTCGACGCCCACACCCACATGGAGCTCCCCTTCGGCGGGACCTTCGCCTCCGACACCTTCGAGACCGGGACCCGGGCCGCGGCCTGGGGCGGCACCACCACGATCGTGGACTTCGCCGTGCAGTCGCCGGGCCACGCGCTGCGTGAGGGCCTGGACGCCTGGTACGCCAAGGCGGACGGGCAGTGCGCGATCGACTACGCGTTCCACATGATCCTCTCCGATGTGAACGAGCACACGCTCAAGGAGATGGACCTGCTGGTCGAGGAGGGCATCACCTCCTTCAAGCTGTTCATGGCGTACCCCGGCGTCTTCTACAGCGACGACGGCCAGATCCTGCGGGCGATGCAGCGCTCGGCCACCAACGGCGGGCTGATCATGATGCACGCCGAGAACGGCATCGCGATCGACGTCCTCGTCGAGCAGGCGCTCGCCGCGGGCCGCACCGACCCGCGCCACCACGGCGAGGTGCGCCGCGCCCTGCTCGAAGCCGAGGCGACCCACCGGGCGATCCAGCTGGCCCGGGTCGCCGGGGCGCCGCTCTACGTCGTCCATGTGTCGGCCGAGGAGGCGGTCGCCGAGCTGGTGGCCGCCCGGGACAAGGGACTTCCGGTCTTCGGCGAGACCTGTCCGCAGTACCTGTTCCTCTCCACCGACAACCTGGCCGAGCCCGGCTTCGAGGGCGCCAAGTACGTCTGCTCGACACCGCTGCGGCCCAAGGAGCACCAGGCCGCGCTCTGGCGGGGGCTGCGCACCAACGACCTCCAGGTGGTCTCCACCGACCACTGCCCGTTCTGCTTCGTGGGGCAGAAGGAGCTCGGCCGGGGCGACTTCTCCAAGATCCCCAACGGTCTGCCGGGCGTGGAGAACCGGATGGACCTGCTCCACCAGGCGGTGCTCGACGGCCACCTCACCCGGCGCCGCTGGATCGAGATCGCCTGCGCCAGCCCGGCTCGGATGTTCGGGCTCTACCCGAAGAAGGGCACCATCGCACCGGGCGCCGACGCCGACGTCGTCATCTACGACCCGCACGCCGAGCAGACCATCTCCGCCGAGACCCACCACATGAACGTGGACTACTCGGCGTACGAGGGCAGGCGGATCACCGGCCGCGTCGAGACGGTCCTCTCGCGCGGCGAACTCGTCGTCCACGAGCGGCAGTTCACCGGGCGGGCCGGACACGGCGTCTACACCCCGCGGGCCACCTCCCAGTACCTCGGCCAGTAA
- a CDS encoding HAD family hydrolase produces MDSRTAQPRTCAPRTPTAAAFFDVEGTLLAVPELPEPHHGGPGPPLGRLWHAPVLAALHDHAARGHLVVLVTPSSAAAVAPVARELGADAVLCARPRAPMTGQGKGYAARALLREHALLAADCYAYADEAADLPLLAEVGNPVVVGDDPVLLRHARRGNWARLPAPVPREM; encoded by the coding sequence ATGGACTCCCGCACAGCCCAGCCGCGTACATGTGCGCCGCGTACGCCCACCGCCGCCGCGTTCTTCGACGTCGAGGGCACGCTCCTGGCCGTGCCCGAGTTGCCCGAGCCGCACCACGGCGGCCCCGGGCCGCCGCTCGGCCGCCTCTGGCACGCGCCGGTCCTCGCGGCGCTGCACGACCACGCCGCCCGGGGGCACCTGGTGGTCCTGGTGACGCCGTCGTCCGCCGCGGCCGTCGCGCCCGTCGCCCGCGAGCTGGGCGCCGACGCCGTGCTCTGCGCCCGGCCGAGGGCCCCGATGACCGGCCAGGGCAAGGGGTACGCGGCCCGCGCCCTGCTGCGCGAGCACGCCCTGCTCGCCGCCGACTGCTACGCGTACGCGGACGAGGCGGCCGACCTCCCGCTGCTCGCCGAGGTGGGCAACCCGGTGGTCGTCGGCGACGACCCGGTGCTGCTCAGGCACGCCCGGCGGGGCAACTGGGCCCGGCTGCCCGCCCCCGTACCGAGGGAAATGTGA
- a CDS encoding NCS1 family nucleobase:cation symporter-1, whose protein sequence is MTDTAIPTDTAPPDSRFTNDDLRPVPPEERSWTTYNFAALWVGMAHNIPSWTLASGLVALGMDWKQAVFTIAVANVIVLGPMLLTGHAGPKYGIPFPVLARASFGLRGANLPALIRAAVACCWFGIQTWIGGQGVFVLLGKVFGGWADASEIGGEPWTLWLCFVLFWALELAIIHRGMETLRRFENWAAPFVLVGAVVLLIWIAHKAGGLGPLLDQPSKHGWGRDFWPVFFPSLMGMIGFWATLSLNIPDFTRFGKGQRAQVWGQTLGLPTTMTAFALLSVLVTSGSQAVYGVPIWDPVDLVARTDNVFGLLFALLTVLIATISVNIAANVVSPAYDLANLAPRFINFRTGALITGVVGVVIFPWKLTSTPELYIFTWLGVVGGLLGTVAGILIADYWIIRRTVLDVADLYRPGGRYWYTAGWNWRAVAAFAVGGVLAVGGSYSTVDPKGKKLGPFPVDGLIPALKPLADYGWAVGLGAAVVVYTGLMGAGRREV, encoded by the coding sequence ATGACCGACACCGCCATACCGACGGACACCGCCCCGCCGGACAGCCGCTTCACCAACGACGACCTACGGCCGGTGCCGCCCGAGGAACGCAGTTGGACCACGTACAACTTCGCCGCCCTCTGGGTCGGCATGGCGCACAACATCCCCTCCTGGACGCTCGCCTCCGGTCTGGTCGCCCTCGGCATGGACTGGAAGCAGGCCGTGTTCACCATCGCGGTCGCCAATGTGATCGTTCTCGGGCCGATGCTGCTCACCGGGCACGCGGGACCGAAGTACGGCATTCCCTTCCCGGTGCTCGCCCGCGCCTCCTTCGGGCTGCGCGGCGCCAACCTGCCCGCGCTGATCCGCGCGGCGGTCGCCTGCTGCTGGTTCGGCATCCAGACCTGGATCGGCGGCCAGGGCGTCTTCGTCCTGCTCGGCAAGGTCTTCGGCGGCTGGGCCGACGCCTCCGAGATCGGCGGCGAGCCATGGACACTCTGGCTCTGCTTCGTCCTCTTCTGGGCCCTGGAACTGGCCATCATCCACCGGGGGATGGAGACCCTGCGCCGGTTCGAGAACTGGGCGGCGCCGTTCGTCCTGGTCGGGGCCGTGGTGCTGCTGATCTGGATCGCCCACAAGGCGGGCGGCCTCGGCCCACTGCTCGACCAGCCCTCCAAGCACGGCTGGGGGCGGGACTTCTGGCCGGTCTTCTTCCCGTCGCTGATGGGCATGATCGGCTTCTGGGCGACGCTGTCCCTGAACATCCCGGACTTCACCCGCTTCGGCAAGGGCCAGCGCGCCCAGGTCTGGGGCCAGACCCTCGGTCTGCCGACCACCATGACGGCCTTCGCGCTGCTGTCGGTGCTCGTCACCTCGGGCTCGCAGGCGGTGTACGGGGTGCCGATCTGGGACCCGGTGGACCTGGTGGCCCGGACCGACAACGTCTTCGGGCTGCTGTTCGCGCTGCTCACGGTCCTGATCGCGACGATCTCCGTCAACATCGCGGCGAACGTGGTCTCCCCGGCGTACGACCTCGCCAACCTGGCACCCCGCTTCATCAACTTCCGTACGGGCGCGCTGATCACGGGCGTCGTCGGGGTCGTGATCTTCCCGTGGAAGCTGACATCGACGCCCGAGCTGTACATCTTCACCTGGCTGGGAGTGGTCGGCGGCCTGCTCGGCACGGTCGCGGGCATCCTGATCGCCGACTACTGGATCATCCGCCGCACGGTCCTCGACGTGGCCGACCTGTACCGGCCGGGCGGCCGCTACTGGTACACGGCCGGCTGGAACTGGCGCGCGGTGGCCGCGTTCGCGGTCGGCGGCGTCCTGGCCGTCGGCGGCTCCTACTCCACGGTCGACCCCAAGGGCAAGAAGCTCGGCCCCTTCCCGGTGGACGGCCTGATCCCGGCCCTGAAGCCGCTGGCGGACTACGGGTGGGCCGTGGGGCTGGGGGCGGCGGTGGTGGTTTACACCGGGTTGATGGGGGCCGGGAGGCGTGAGGTCTGA
- a CDS encoding nitrilase-related carbon-nitrogen hydrolase, with protein sequence MATVVRAALVQASWTGDTESMIAKHEEHAREAARQGAKIIGFQEVFNAPYFCQVQEAEHYRWAEPVPDGPTVRRMQELARETGMVIVVPVFEVEGSGFYYNTAAVIDADGSYLGKYRKHHIPQVKGFWEKYYFKPGNLGWPVFDTAVGRVGVYICYDRHFPEGWRQLGLNGAQLVYNPSATSRGLSAYLWQLEQPASAVANEYFVAAINRVGREEYGDNDFYGTSYFVDPRGQFVGEPASDKEEELLVRDLDFGLIDEVRQQWAFYRDRRPDAYEGLVKP encoded by the coding sequence ATGGCCACTGTTGTCCGCGCCGCACTGGTCCAGGCCAGTTGGACCGGCGATACCGAATCCATGATCGCCAAACATGAGGAACACGCCCGCGAGGCGGCCCGGCAGGGGGCGAAGATCATTGGGTTCCAGGAGGTCTTCAACGCCCCGTACTTCTGCCAGGTGCAGGAGGCCGAGCACTACCGGTGGGCGGAGCCGGTGCCGGACGGGCCGACCGTGCGGCGGATGCAGGAGCTCGCCCGCGAGACCGGGATGGTGATCGTCGTCCCGGTCTTCGAGGTCGAGGGCTCCGGTTTCTACTACAACACCGCGGCCGTGATCGACGCCGACGGCAGCTACCTCGGCAAGTACCGCAAGCACCACATCCCCCAGGTGAAGGGGTTCTGGGAGAAGTACTACTTCAAACCGGGCAACCTGGGATGGCCGGTCTTCGACACCGCCGTGGGCCGGGTCGGCGTCTACATCTGCTACGACCGCCACTTCCCCGAAGGCTGGCGGCAGTTGGGCCTCAACGGCGCCCAGCTCGTCTACAATCCGTCGGCCACCTCGCGTGGACTTTCGGCCTATCTCTGGCAGCTGGAACAGCCCGCCTCGGCGGTGGCCAACGAGTACTTCGTCGCCGCCATCAACCGGGTCGGCCGCGAGGAGTACGGCGACAACGACTTCTACGGCACCAGCTACTTCGTGGACCCGCGCGGCCAGTTCGTCGGCGAACCCGCCAGCGACAAGGAAGAGGAACTCCTCGTCCGGGACCTCGACTTCGGCCTCATCGACGAGGTGCGCCAGCAGTGGGCGTTCTACCGCGACCGGCGGCCCGACGCCTACGAAGGGCTGGTGAAGCCGTGA
- a CDS encoding gamma-glutamyltransferase family protein, producing MADHIAHAFHVPETPFTTRPTLQGTFGMVSSTHWLASQCAMAVLEDGGNAFDAAVAAGFVLHVVEPHLNGPAGEVPALLAPAGGAVRVLCGQGPAPAGATAAHYRSLGLDLVPGTGPLAAAVPGAFDAWMLLLRDHGTKPLTDVLKYAIGYAEDGHPPVERVGETVDGVRALFESEWHSSAEVYLPGGRAPRPGRLLRNPALARTWRRVLAESAPTRASATGDGRVRQIEAARRIWREGFVAEALVAQAHRPTLDTSGERRTGTLTAADLAGWSATYEDPVTYDWNGWTVCKAGGWSQGPAFLQQLALLPDELPPYGSAEYVHLLVEGCKLAMADREAWYGDATGVPLAELLSDDYNAARRALVGAAASYELRPGSPGGRPPRIAREALRARGRDADVRAAGAGEPTVAPDGATRGDTCHLDVVDRWGNMVAATPSGGWLQSNPVVPELGFPLGTRLQMAWLEEGLPNTLTPGRRPRTTLSPTLALRDGVPVLAFGTPGGDQQDQWQLHFFLAVALGAGERGGLGLQGAIDAPNWHNDSFPSSFYPRAARPGSVTVEARTAEEVVAGLRRRGHRVTVGGAWSEGRLCAVARDPETGILSAAANPRGMQGYAVGR from the coding sequence ATGGCCGATCACATAGCCCATGCCTTCCATGTGCCGGAGACGCCGTTCACCACCCGGCCCACCCTCCAGGGCACCTTCGGGATGGTCTCCTCCACCCACTGGCTCGCCTCGCAGTGCGCCATGGCCGTCCTGGAGGACGGCGGCAACGCCTTCGACGCCGCCGTCGCCGCGGGCTTCGTCCTCCATGTCGTCGAGCCGCATCTGAACGGCCCGGCAGGCGAGGTGCCCGCCCTGCTCGCCCCGGCCGGGGGCGCGGTGCGGGTGCTCTGCGGCCAGGGGCCCGCGCCCGCCGGGGCGACGGCCGCCCACTACCGCTCGCTCGGCCTGGACCTGGTGCCCGGCACCGGCCCGCTCGCGGCCGCCGTTCCCGGCGCCTTCGACGCCTGGATGCTCCTGCTGCGCGACCACGGCACCAAGCCGCTCACCGACGTACTGAAGTACGCCATCGGATACGCCGAGGACGGGCATCCGCCCGTCGAGCGGGTCGGGGAGACCGTGGACGGCGTGCGTGCGCTCTTCGAGAGCGAGTGGCACTCCTCGGCCGAGGTGTATCTGCCGGGCGGCCGCGCCCCGCGCCCGGGGCGGCTGCTGCGCAACCCGGCCCTGGCGCGCACCTGGCGCCGCGTCCTCGCCGAGTCGGCCCCCACGCGCGCGTCCGCGACCGGTGACGGCCGGGTGCGGCAGATAGAGGCGGCCCGGCGGATCTGGCGCGAGGGGTTCGTCGCCGAGGCGTTGGTCGCGCAGGCGCACCGCCCCACCCTGGACACCAGCGGCGAGCGCCGCACCGGCACCCTGACGGCGGCCGACCTCGCCGGGTGGTCCGCGACGTACGAGGACCCGGTGACGTACGACTGGAACGGCTGGACCGTCTGCAAGGCGGGCGGCTGGAGCCAGGGCCCGGCGTTCCTTCAGCAACTGGCGCTACTTCCGGACGAGTTGCCGCCGTACGGCTCCGCCGAATACGTCCACCTCCTCGTCGAGGGGTGCAAGCTCGCCATGGCCGACCGGGAGGCCTGGTACGGGGACGCGACCGGGGTGCCGCTCGCCGAGCTGCTCTCGGACGACTACAACGCGGCCCGCCGCGCACTCGTCGGCGCGGCGGCCTCGTACGAGCTGCGGCCCGGCAGCCCGGGCGGGCGCCCGCCGCGGATCGCCCGCGAGGCACTACGCGCGCGTGGCCGCGACGCCGACGTACGGGCGGCGGGCGCGGGGGAGCCGACCGTGGCCCCGGACGGCGCCACCCGGGGCGACACCTGCCACCTGGACGTGGTCGACCGCTGGGGGAACATGGTCGCCGCGACCCCCAGCGGCGGCTGGCTCCAGTCCAACCCGGTCGTCCCCGAGCTCGGCTTCCCGCTCGGCACCCGGCTCCAGATGGCCTGGCTGGAGGAGGGGCTGCCGAACACGCTGACCCCGGGGCGCCGCCCCCGTACGACGCTGTCGCCCACCCTGGCGCTGCGCGACGGCGTACCGGTGCTGGCGTTCGGCACGCCCGGCGGGGACCAGCAGGACCAGTGGCAGCTGCACTTCTTCCTCGCCGTCGCCCTCGGCGCGGGCGAGCGCGGCGGCCTCGGCCTCCAGGGCGCGATCGACGCTCCGAACTGGCACAACGACTCCTTCCCGAGCTCGTTCTACCCGCGGGCGGCCCGGCCCGGCAGCGTCACGGTCGAGGCGCGGACCGCCGAGGAGGTGGTGGCGGGGCTGCGGCGGCGCGGGCACCGGGTCACGGTCGGCGGCGCCTGGTCGGAGGGGCGGCTGTGCGCGGTCGCGCGCGACCCGGAGACCGGAATCCTGTCCGCCGCCGCGAATCCGCGCGGGATGCAGGGGTACGCGGTGGGGCGGTGA
- a CDS encoding inositol monophosphatase family protein: MIEGLLAEFLEDRSSDVEEAVRKAAAVEIMPRFRQLASHEVLEKSGPHDLVTVADRRAEEFLTQALTELLPGSAVVGEEAVAADPSVYDALGGDAPVWIVDPVDGTRQFVRGEEGFCTLVALAHHGEVLASWTYGAALDVMAVAVRGRGARLNGEAIRSGAPAPGAVIEVATSHPDYTTDDQKRALLGLRTDGVSPRPCGSAGLEYLAVARGGLDAVAFSWELAWDHAAGLLLVTEAGGAHTTLTGEPFRITGGNALPFTAARDAATAERVRGLLAGE, translated from the coding sequence ATGATCGAAGGGTTGCTCGCAGAGTTTCTGGAAGACCGGTCGTCCGACGTCGAAGAGGCGGTCCGCAAGGCGGCGGCCGTCGAGATCATGCCGCGCTTCCGCCAGCTCGCCTCGCACGAGGTCCTGGAGAAGAGCGGCCCGCACGACCTGGTGACGGTCGCCGACCGGCGTGCCGAGGAGTTCCTGACCCAGGCCCTGACCGAGCTGCTGCCCGGCTCGGCCGTCGTCGGCGAGGAGGCCGTCGCGGCCGACCCGTCGGTGTACGACGCACTGGGCGGCGACGCACCGGTGTGGATCGTCGACCCGGTCGACGGGACCCGCCAGTTCGTGCGCGGCGAGGAGGGCTTCTGCACGCTGGTGGCGCTCGCCCACCACGGCGAGGTGCTGGCGTCGTGGACGTACGGGGCGGCGCTCGACGTCATGGCGGTCGCGGTCCGCGGCCGCGGCGCGAGGCTCAACGGCGAGGCGATACGGTCCGGGGCGCCCGCGCCCGGCGCGGTGATCGAGGTCGCCACCTCCCACCCGGACTACACGACGGACGACCAGAAGCGCGCGCTGCTCGGGCTGCGCACCGACGGCGTCAGCCCGCGCCCGTGCGGCTCGGCCGGGCTCGAATACCTGGCGGTCGCGCGCGGCGGGCTGGACGCGGTCGCGTTCTCCTGGGAACTCGCCTGGGACCATGCGGCGGGCCTGCTCCTGGTGACCGAGGCGGGCGGGGCCCACACGACCCTGACGGGCGAGCCGTTCCGGATAACCGGCGGCAACGCGCTGCCGTTC
- a CDS encoding TIGR03842 family LLM class F420-dependent oxidoreductase: protein MDFGLVLQTDPPASTVVGLMRRAERNGFRYGWTFDSAVLWQEPFVIYSRILEHTRQMHVGPMVTNPGTRTWEVTASTFATLNDMYGNRTVCGIGRGDSAMRVAGRKPNTLARLGEAIGVIRDLAEGREAEVDGQRLKLPWVRDGKLPVWMAAYGPKALALAGQKADGFILQLADPFLTEWMVKAVRAAAVEAGRDPASVTICVAAPAYVGDDLDHAREQCRWFGGMVGNHVADLVARYGEHSGLVPDALTDYIKARQGYDYSHHGRTDNPDTAFVPDEIVDRFCLLGPVEAHIEKLKALRDLGVDQFAVYAMHDAREAVIDAYGERVIPALS, encoded by the coding sequence ATGGACTTCGGACTCGTCCTGCAGACCGACCCGCCCGCCTCGACCGTCGTCGGCCTCATGCGCCGCGCGGAACGCAACGGCTTCCGCTACGGCTGGACCTTCGACTCCGCCGTCCTCTGGCAGGAGCCGTTCGTCATCTACAGCCGCATCCTGGAGCACACGCGGCAGATGCACGTCGGCCCGATGGTGACCAACCCGGGCACCAGGACCTGGGAGGTCACCGCCTCCACCTTCGCCACCCTCAACGACATGTACGGCAACCGCACTGTCTGCGGCATCGGCCGCGGCGACTCCGCGATGCGCGTCGCCGGGCGCAAACCCAACACCCTGGCCCGCCTCGGCGAGGCCATCGGCGTCATCCGCGACCTCGCGGAGGGCCGCGAGGCCGAGGTCGACGGGCAGCGGCTGAAGCTGCCCTGGGTCAGGGACGGCAAGCTGCCCGTCTGGATGGCGGCGTACGGACCGAAGGCGCTGGCCCTCGCCGGGCAGAAGGCCGACGGCTTCATCCTCCAGCTCGCGGACCCGTTCCTGACGGAGTGGATGGTCAAGGCGGTCCGCGCGGCCGCCGTGGAGGCCGGGCGCGACCCCGCCTCCGTGACCATCTGCGTTGCCGCCCCGGCCTACGTCGGCGACGACCTCGACCACGCCCGCGAGCAGTGCCGCTGGTTCGGCGGCATGGTCGGCAACCACGTCGCGGACCTGGTGGCCCGGTACGGCGAGCACTCGGGCCTGGTGCCGGACGCGCTCACCGACTACATCAAGGCGCGCCAGGGCTACGACTACAGCCACCACGGCCGCACCGACAACCCGGACACCGCCTTCGTCCCCGACGAGATCGTCGACCGCTTCTGCCTCCTCGGCCCCGTCGAGGCGCACATCGAGAAGCTGAAGGCCCTGCGCGACCTGGGCGTCGACCAGTTCGCGGTGTACGCGATGCACGACGCGCGGGAAGCGGTCATCGACGCGTACGGGGAGCGGGTGATCCCGGCGCTGAGCTGA